In Gasterosteus aculeatus chromosome 15, fGasAcu3.hap1.1, whole genome shotgun sequence, a single genomic region encodes these proteins:
- the htr1d gene encoding 5-hydroxytryptamine receptor 1D, translating into MELDNSSLDYFTSNYTETPDTVTPPPWSEATLLGLRICLSALLALVTLATVLSNAFVIATIFLTRKLHTPANFLIGSLAVTDLLVSILVMPISIVYTVSKTWSLGQIVCDIWLSSDITFCTASILHLCVIALDRYWAITDALEYSKRRTMRRAAVMVGVVWVISISISMPPLFWRQAKAHEELTECMVNTDQISYTLYSTFGAFYVPTVLLVILYGRIYVAARSRIFKTPSSSGKRFTTAQLIETSAGSSLCSLNSASNQEAHPHSLNAGGGGGGGGGGSPLFMNSVKVKLADSVLERKRLCAARERKATKTLGIILGAFIVCWLPFFVGTLVMAICKGCWFDPVLFDIFTWLGYLNSLINPVIYTAFNDEFKQAFQKLMKFRRFT; encoded by the coding sequence ATGGAGCTGGACAATAGCTCCCTGGACTACTTCACCAGCAACTACACAGAGACTCCCGACACCGTCACGCCACCACCCTGGAGCGAGGCCACGTTACTCGGCCTCCGGATCTGCCTGTCTGCGCTGCTGGCTCTCGTCACCCTTGCCACCGTGCTCTCGAACGCCTTCGTCATCGCCACCATCTTCCTCACCAGGAAGCTCCACACACCGGCCAACTTCCTGATCGGCTCCCTGGCCGTCACCGACCTGCTGGTGTCTATTTTAGTCATGCCGATCAGCATCGTCTACACGGTCAGCAAGACGTGGTCGCTGGGGCAGATTGTCTGTGACATCTGGCTGTCGTCGGACATCACCTTCTGCACGGCCTCCATCCTGCACCTGTGTGTGATCGCACTGGACCGCTACTGGGCCATCACGGACGCGCTGGAGTACTCAAAGCGCCGCACCATGCGCCGGGCGGCGGTCATGGTCGGGGTGGTGTGGGTTATCTCCATATCGATCTCCATGCCTCCGCTTTTCTGGCGACAGGCCAAGGCCCACGAGGAGCTGACGGAGTGCATGGTGAACACGGACCAGATCTCTTACACCCTGTACTCCACCTTCGGCGCCTTCTACGTCCCCACGGTGCTCCTCGTCATCCTCTACGGACGGATCTACGTCGCCGCACGCTCCCGCATCTTCAAGACGCCGTCGTCCTCGGGAAAGCGCTTCACCACAGCACAGCTCATTGAGACCTCGGCGGGCTCCTCTCTCTGCTCCCTGAATTCTGCCTCCAACCAGGAAGCCCACCCGCACTCTCTCAACGCgggaggcggtggaggcggaggagggggaggatctCCCCTGTTCATGAATAGTGTGAAAGTGAAGCTGGCAGACAGCGTGTTGGAGAGGAAACGTCTGTGTGCGGCTCGGGAGAGGAAAGCCACCAAGACGCTGGGCATCATCCTCGGCGCCTTCATCGTCTGTTGGCTCCCGTTCTTTGTGGGCACGCTGGTCATGGCCATATGTAAGGGGTGCTGGTTCGATCCGGTGCTTTTTGATATATTTACCTGGCTGGGATACCTGAACTCCCTCATCAATCCGGTTATCTACACGGCATTCAACGATGAGTTCAAACAGGCTTTTCAAAAACTCATGAAATTCAGACGGTTCACCTGA